From Fibrobacter sp. UWB16, one genomic window encodes:
- the rpsJ gene encoding 30S ribosomal protein S10, which translates to MAGERIRIRLKSFDHRMIDRSAQDIVNTAKNTGARIAGPIPLPTKIQKYTVLRSPHIDKTSREQFESRTHKRLIDILDATPQTVDSLMKLDLPAGVEVEIKV; encoded by the coding sequence ATGGCTGGTGAACGCATCCGTATTCGCTTGAAGAGCTTCGATCATCGTATGATCGACCGCTCTGCTCAAGATATCGTGAATACAGCTAAGAACACTGGGGCTCGTATTGCAGGCCCCATCCCTCTCCCGACGAAGATCCAGAAGTATACGGTGCTCCGCTCTCCGCATATTGACAAGACTTCTCGTGAACAGTTCGAATCCCGTACGCACAAGCGTCTTATCGACATCCTTGATGCTACGCCGCAAACTGTAGATTCCCTCATGAAACTTGACTTGCCGGCAGGCGTTGAAGTCGAAATTAAGGTCTAA